A window from Citrus sinensis cultivar Valencia sweet orange chromosome 5, DVS_A1.0, whole genome shotgun sequence encodes these proteins:
- the LOC102607130 gene encoding beta-1,3-galactosyltransferase 7 isoform X2: MKYRTSTTTIISTKWIPFLCLFCFALGILFSNLTWNPPESDGRPSLNVRRREQQVAVASTDCAKKAFQDQDVAKEVLKTRGAIHDGSVESDRTLDKPIGQLQMELAASRSSREMPGLESSAANASTNSRRPKVFVVIGINTAFSSRKRRDSVRDTWMPQGGKLIQLEREKGIIIRFMIGHSATSNSILDKAIDSEDAQHKDFLRLEHIEGYHELSAKTKIFFSTAVAKWDADFYVKVDDDVHVNLGMLATTLSRHRSKPRVYIGCMKSGPVLSQKNVKYHEPEYWKFGEEGNKYFRHATGQIYAISKDLATYISINQPILHKFANEDVSLGSWFIGLEVEHIDDRNMCCQTPPDCEWKAQAGNVCVASFDWSCSGICKSVEKIRSVHEKCGEEDSAIWGVRV, from the exons atgaagtatCGAACGAGTACTACTACTATTATCTCCACAAAATGGATTCCTTTTTTATGCTTATTTTGCTTTGCTCTCGGGATTCTCTTCAGCAACtt GACGTGGAACCCACCGGAATCGGATGGACGTCCATCGTTAAACGTGCGCAGACGTGAGCAGCAAGTGGCAGTTGCTTCAACTGATTGCGCTAAA AAAGCTTTTCAAGATCAAGATGTGGCGAAGGAAGTTTTGAAAACCCGTGGAGCAATTCA TGATGGTTCTGTTGAATCGGATAGGACTTTGGACAAGCCGATTGGGCAGCTTCAGATGGAGCTGGCTGCTTCCCGGAGTAGTCGGGAAATGCCTGGCTTGGAAAGTTCTGCTGCCAATGCAAGTACGAACTCCAGAAGGCCAAAAGTTTTCGTGGTTATTGGAATTAATACTGCTTTTAGTAGTAGGAAGCGACGTGATTCTGTTAGGGACACTTGGATGCCTCAAG GGGGAAAACTTATTCAATTAGAACGTGAGAAGGGAATAATCATCCGATTCATGATTGGCCACAg tGCGACATCCAACAGCATTTTAGATAAAGCTATTGATTCAGAAGATGCACAGCACAAGGACTTCCTACGGCTG GAGCACATTGAAGGATATCATGAATTGTCTGCAAAAacaaagattttcttttccacTGCTGTTGCAAAATGGGATGCTGATTTCTATGTTAAGGTGGATGACGATGTCCATGTAAATCTTG GTATGCTAGCAACTACTCTTTCTCGTCACCGTTCAAAGCCTCGAGTATATATTGGGTGTATGAAATCCGGACCTGTTCTttctcaaaa GAATGTCAAGTACCATGAGCCAGAGTATTGGAAATTTGGCGAGGAGGGGAACAAATACTTCCGGCATGCAACTGGGCAGATTTATGCCATTTCGAAGGATCTTGCCACATATATTTCTATCAACCA GCCCATATTGCATAAGTTTGCCAATGAAGATGTGTCACTTGGTTCATGGTTTATTGGTCTGGAAGTCGAGCACATCGATGACCGCAATATGTGTTGCCAGACTCCTCCAG ATTGTGAGTGGAAAGCTCAGGCTGGTAATGTTTGCGTTGCATCATTTGATTGGAGCTGCAGTGGAATCTGCAAGTCAGTGGAAAAAATCAGAAGTGTTCATGAAAAATGTGGTGAAGAGGATTCTGCTATTTGGGGCGTCCGTGTTTGA
- the LOC102607130 gene encoding beta-1,3-galactosyltransferase 7 isoform X1, giving the protein MKYRTSTTTIISTKWIPFLCLFCFALGILFSNLTWNPPESDGRPSLNVRRREQQVAVASTDCAKKAFQDQDVAKEVLKTRGAIHLHGQWNASSDGSVESDRTLDKPIGQLQMELAASRSSREMPGLESSAANASTNSRRPKVFVVIGINTAFSSRKRRDSVRDTWMPQGGKLIQLEREKGIIIRFMIGHSATSNSILDKAIDSEDAQHKDFLRLEHIEGYHELSAKTKIFFSTAVAKWDADFYVKVDDDVHVNLGMLATTLSRHRSKPRVYIGCMKSGPVLSQKNVKYHEPEYWKFGEEGNKYFRHATGQIYAISKDLATYISINQPILHKFANEDVSLGSWFIGLEVEHIDDRNMCCQTPPDCEWKAQAGNVCVASFDWSCSGICKSVEKIRSVHEKCGEEDSAIWGVRV; this is encoded by the exons atgaagtatCGAACGAGTACTACTACTATTATCTCCACAAAATGGATTCCTTTTTTATGCTTATTTTGCTTTGCTCTCGGGATTCTCTTCAGCAACtt GACGTGGAACCCACCGGAATCGGATGGACGTCCATCGTTAAACGTGCGCAGACGTGAGCAGCAAGTGGCAGTTGCTTCAACTGATTGCGCTAAA AAAGCTTTTCAAGATCAAGATGTGGCGAAGGAAGTTTTGAAAACCCGTGGAGCAATTCA TTTACACGGACAATGGAATGCTTCCAGTGATGGTTCTGTTGAATCGGATAGGACTTTGGACAAGCCGATTGGGCAGCTTCAGATGGAGCTGGCTGCTTCCCGGAGTAGTCGGGAAATGCCTGGCTTGGAAAGTTCTGCTGCCAATGCAAGTACGAACTCCAGAAGGCCAAAAGTTTTCGTGGTTATTGGAATTAATACTGCTTTTAGTAGTAGGAAGCGACGTGATTCTGTTAGGGACACTTGGATGCCTCAAG GGGGAAAACTTATTCAATTAGAACGTGAGAAGGGAATAATCATCCGATTCATGATTGGCCACAg tGCGACATCCAACAGCATTTTAGATAAAGCTATTGATTCAGAAGATGCACAGCACAAGGACTTCCTACGGCTG GAGCACATTGAAGGATATCATGAATTGTCTGCAAAAacaaagattttcttttccacTGCTGTTGCAAAATGGGATGCTGATTTCTATGTTAAGGTGGATGACGATGTCCATGTAAATCTTG GTATGCTAGCAACTACTCTTTCTCGTCACCGTTCAAAGCCTCGAGTATATATTGGGTGTATGAAATCCGGACCTGTTCTttctcaaaa GAATGTCAAGTACCATGAGCCAGAGTATTGGAAATTTGGCGAGGAGGGGAACAAATACTTCCGGCATGCAACTGGGCAGATTTATGCCATTTCGAAGGATCTTGCCACATATATTTCTATCAACCA GCCCATATTGCATAAGTTTGCCAATGAAGATGTGTCACTTGGTTCATGGTTTATTGGTCTGGAAGTCGAGCACATCGATGACCGCAATATGTGTTGCCAGACTCCTCCAG ATTGTGAGTGGAAAGCTCAGGCTGGTAATGTTTGCGTTGCATCATTTGATTGGAGCTGCAGTGGAATCTGCAAGTCAGTGGAAAAAATCAGAAGTGTTCATGAAAAATGTGGTGAAGAGGATTCTGCTATTTGGGGCGTCCGTGTTTGA
- the LOC102607130 gene encoding beta-1,3-galactosyltransferase 7 isoform X3 produces the protein MKYRTSTTTIISTKWIPFLCLFCFALGILFSNLTWNPPESDGRPSLNVRRREQQVAVASTDCAKKAFQDQDVAKEVLKTRGAIQTLDKPIGQLQMELAASRSSREMPGLESSAANASTNSRRPKVFVVIGINTAFSSRKRRDSVRDTWMPQGGKLIQLEREKGIIIRFMIGHSATSNSILDKAIDSEDAQHKDFLRLEHIEGYHELSAKTKIFFSTAVAKWDADFYVKVDDDVHVNLGMLATTLSRHRSKPRVYIGCMKSGPVLSQKNVKYHEPEYWKFGEEGNKYFRHATGQIYAISKDLATYISINQPILHKFANEDVSLGSWFIGLEVEHIDDRNMCCQTPPDCEWKAQAGNVCVASFDWSCSGICKSVEKIRSVHEKCGEEDSAIWGVRV, from the exons atgaagtatCGAACGAGTACTACTACTATTATCTCCACAAAATGGATTCCTTTTTTATGCTTATTTTGCTTTGCTCTCGGGATTCTCTTCAGCAACtt GACGTGGAACCCACCGGAATCGGATGGACGTCCATCGTTAAACGTGCGCAGACGTGAGCAGCAAGTGGCAGTTGCTTCAACTGATTGCGCTAAA AAAGCTTTTCAAGATCAAGATGTGGCGAAGGAAGTTTTGAAAACCCGTGGAGCAATTCA GACTTTGGACAAGCCGATTGGGCAGCTTCAGATGGAGCTGGCTGCTTCCCGGAGTAGTCGGGAAATGCCTGGCTTGGAAAGTTCTGCTGCCAATGCAAGTACGAACTCCAGAAGGCCAAAAGTTTTCGTGGTTATTGGAATTAATACTGCTTTTAGTAGTAGGAAGCGACGTGATTCTGTTAGGGACACTTGGATGCCTCAAG GGGGAAAACTTATTCAATTAGAACGTGAGAAGGGAATAATCATCCGATTCATGATTGGCCACAg tGCGACATCCAACAGCATTTTAGATAAAGCTATTGATTCAGAAGATGCACAGCACAAGGACTTCCTACGGCTG GAGCACATTGAAGGATATCATGAATTGTCTGCAAAAacaaagattttcttttccacTGCTGTTGCAAAATGGGATGCTGATTTCTATGTTAAGGTGGATGACGATGTCCATGTAAATCTTG GTATGCTAGCAACTACTCTTTCTCGTCACCGTTCAAAGCCTCGAGTATATATTGGGTGTATGAAATCCGGACCTGTTCTttctcaaaa GAATGTCAAGTACCATGAGCCAGAGTATTGGAAATTTGGCGAGGAGGGGAACAAATACTTCCGGCATGCAACTGGGCAGATTTATGCCATTTCGAAGGATCTTGCCACATATATTTCTATCAACCA GCCCATATTGCATAAGTTTGCCAATGAAGATGTGTCACTTGGTTCATGGTTTATTGGTCTGGAAGTCGAGCACATCGATGACCGCAATATGTGTTGCCAGACTCCTCCAG ATTGTGAGTGGAAAGCTCAGGCTGGTAATGTTTGCGTTGCATCATTTGATTGGAGCTGCAGTGGAATCTGCAAGTCAGTGGAAAAAATCAGAAGTGTTCATGAAAAATGTGGTGAAGAGGATTCTGCTATTTGGGGCGTCCGTGTTTGA